A stretch of Rhinopithecus roxellana isolate Shanxi Qingling chromosome 12, ASM756505v1, whole genome shotgun sequence DNA encodes these proteins:
- the LOC115892398 gene encoding small nuclear ribonucleoprotein G, which translates to MSKAHPPELKKFMDKKLSLKLNGGRHVQGILRGFDPFMNLVIDECVEMATSGQQNNIGMVVIRGNSIIMLEALERV; encoded by the coding sequence ATGAGCAAAGCTCACCCTCCCGAGTTGAAAAAATTTATGGACAAGAAGTTATCGTTGAAATTAAATGGTGGTAGACATGTCCAAGGAATATTGCGGGGATTTGATCCCTTTATGAACCTTGTGATAGATGAATGTGTGGAGATGGCGACTAGTGGGCAACAGAACAATATTGGAATGGTGGTAATACGAGGAAATAGTATCATCATGTTAGAAGCCTTGGAACGAGTATAA
- the DHDH gene encoding trans-1,2-dihydrobenzene-1,2-diol dehydrogenase isoform X2, giving the protein MAVRWGIVSVGLISSDFTAVLQTLPRSEHQVVAVAARDLSRAKEFAQKHDIPKAYGSYEELAKDPNVEVAYVGTQHPQHKAAVMLCLAAGKAVLCEKPMGVNAAEVREMVTEARSRGLFLMEAIWTRFFPASEALRSVLAQGTLGDLRVARAEFGKNLTHVPRAVDWAQAGGALLDLGIYCVQFISMVFGGQKPEKISVMGRRHETGVDDTVTVLLQYPGEVHGSFTCSITAQLSNTASVSGTKGMAQLLNPCWCPTELVVKGEHKEFLLPPVPKDCNFDNGAGMSYEAKHVRECLRKELHLPGGCS; this is encoded by the exons ATGGCGGTGCGCTGGGGCATTGTGTCTGTCGGTCTCATCTCCAGCGACTTCACGGCCGTGCTGCAGACACTTCCTCGCTCCGAGCACCAG GTGGTGGCGGTGGCGGCCCGCGACCTGAGCCGTGCGAAGGAGTTTGCACAGAAACACGACATCCCCAAGGCCTACGGCTCCTATGAGGAGCTGGCCAAGGACCCGAATGTGG AGGTGGCCTACGTTGGCACCCAGCACCCCCAGCACAAGGCGGCAGTGATGCTGTGCTTGGCGGCGGGCAAGGCCGTTCTGTGCGAGAAGCCCATGGGCGTGAACGCAGCGGAAGTTCGTGAGATGGTCACGGAGGCCCGATCCCGAGGCCTCTTCCTTATGGAG GCCATCTGGACCCGCTTCTTTCCTGCCTCCGAGGCTCTGAGGTCTGTTTTGGCCCAGGGAACTCTAGGAGACCTCCGGGTAGCTCGGGCAGAATTTGGGAAGAACCTCACCCATGTTCCCCGGGCTGTAGACTGGGCCCAGGCCGGGGGTGCCCTGCTGGACTTGGGCATCTACTGTGTCCAGTTCATCTCCATGGTCTTTGGAGGGCAGAAGCCAGAGAAGATTTCCGTCATGGGAAGGCGTCATGAGACAG GTGTGGACGACACTGTCACGGTGCTCCTGCAGTACCCAGGAGAGGTCCACGGCAGCTTCACCTGCAGCATCACCGCGCAGCTCTCCAACACGGCCTCCGTGAGCGGCACCAAGGGCATGGCACAG ctCCTCAACCCCTGCTGGTGTCCAACCGAGCTGGTGGTGAAGGGGGAGCATAAGGAGTTCCTGCTGCCCCCGGTCCCAAAAGACTGCAATTTTGACAACGGGGCAGGCATGAGTTATGAGGCCAAGCACGTCCGGGAGTGCCTGCGCAAGG AACTACATCTcccaggaggttgcagttag
- the DHDH gene encoding trans-1,2-dihydrobenzene-1,2-diol dehydrogenase isoform X1, producing the protein MAVRWGIVSVGLISSDFTAVLQTLPRSEHQVVAVAARDLSRAKEFAQKHDIPKAYGSYEELAKDPNVEVAYVGTQHPQHKAAVMLCLAAGKAVLCEKPMGVNAAEVREMVTEARSRGLFLMEAIWTRFFPASEALRSVLAQGTLGDLRVARAEFGKNLTHVPRAVDWAQAGGALLDLGIYCVQFISMVFGGQKPEKISVMGRRHETGVDDTVTVLLQYPGEVHGSFTCSITAQLSNTASVSGTKGMAQLLNPCWCPTELVVKGEHKEFLLPPVPKDCNFDNGAGMSYEAKHVRECLRKGLKESPVIPLVESELLADILEEVRKAIGVTFPQDKR; encoded by the exons ATGGCGGTGCGCTGGGGCATTGTGTCTGTCGGTCTCATCTCCAGCGACTTCACGGCCGTGCTGCAGACACTTCCTCGCTCCGAGCACCAG GTGGTGGCGGTGGCGGCCCGCGACCTGAGCCGTGCGAAGGAGTTTGCACAGAAACACGACATCCCCAAGGCCTACGGCTCCTATGAGGAGCTGGCCAAGGACCCGAATGTGG AGGTGGCCTACGTTGGCACCCAGCACCCCCAGCACAAGGCGGCAGTGATGCTGTGCTTGGCGGCGGGCAAGGCCGTTCTGTGCGAGAAGCCCATGGGCGTGAACGCAGCGGAAGTTCGTGAGATGGTCACGGAGGCCCGATCCCGAGGCCTCTTCCTTATGGAG GCCATCTGGACCCGCTTCTTTCCTGCCTCCGAGGCTCTGAGGTCTGTTTTGGCCCAGGGAACTCTAGGAGACCTCCGGGTAGCTCGGGCAGAATTTGGGAAGAACCTCACCCATGTTCCCCGGGCTGTAGACTGGGCCCAGGCCGGGGGTGCCCTGCTGGACTTGGGCATCTACTGTGTCCAGTTCATCTCCATGGTCTTTGGAGGGCAGAAGCCAGAGAAGATTTCCGTCATGGGAAGGCGTCATGAGACAG GTGTGGACGACACTGTCACGGTGCTCCTGCAGTACCCAGGAGAGGTCCACGGCAGCTTCACCTGCAGCATCACCGCGCAGCTCTCCAACACGGCCTCCGTGAGCGGCACCAAGGGCATGGCACAG ctCCTCAACCCCTGCTGGTGTCCAACCGAGCTGGTGGTGAAGGGGGAGCATAAGGAGTTCCTGCTGCCCCCGGTCCCAAAAGACTGCAATTTTGACAACGGGGCAGGCATGAGTTATGAGGCCAAGCACGTCCGGGAGTGCCTGCGCAAGG GTCTGAAAGAAAGTCCTGTGATTCCCCTGGTAGAAAGTGAGCTCCTGGCTGACATCCTTGAGGAGGTGAGGAAGGCCATTGGAGTCACCTTCCCCCAAGACAAACGCTGA